One region of Microbacterium sp. M28 genomic DNA includes:
- a CDS encoding ribose-5-phosphate isomerase, with amino-acid sequence MTDSLRIVIGCDDAGFDYKEILKKDLENNPGVASVVDVGVDADGHTVYPRIAIEAAERVARGEADRALLICGTGLGVAIAANKVPGIRAVTAHDSFSVERAVLSNNAQVLCMGQRVVGIELARRNVREWLTYRFDATSASAEKVAVIDEYETTGSC; translated from the coding sequence GTGACCGATTCCCTCCGCATCGTCATCGGCTGCGACGACGCCGGTTTCGACTACAAGGAGATCCTGAAGAAGGACCTCGAGAACAACCCCGGCGTCGCGTCCGTCGTCGACGTGGGTGTGGATGCCGATGGCCACACCGTGTACCCGCGCATCGCGATCGAGGCCGCCGAGCGCGTCGCGCGCGGCGAAGCCGACCGAGCGCTGCTGATCTGCGGCACGGGCCTGGGCGTCGCGATCGCGGCGAACAAGGTCCCCGGCATCCGTGCGGTCACGGCGCACGACTCCTTCTCGGTCGAGCGGGCCGTACTGTCGAACAACGCGCAGGTGCTCTGCATGGGTCAGCGCGTCGTCGGGATCGAGCTCGCCCGCCGCAACGTGCGCGAGTGGCTGACCTACCGGTTCGATGCGACCAGCGCGTCCGCCGAGAAGGTCGCGGTCATCGACGAGTACGAGACCACCGGGAGCTGCTGA